One window from the genome of Paracoccus zhejiangensis encodes:
- the thiC gene encoding phosphomethylpyrimidine synthase ThiC, producing the protein MNIPTPKITTDELPASRKIHVPGLLHPDLRVPMREISVHPTAGEPPLPVYDSSGPYTDPAITADITRGLAPLRHSWIAARGDVEAYHGRAVQPEDNGHVTGDRLTPEFPVRPRALRAMDGKAVTQLAYARAGIITPEMEFVAIRENQLRDPAPCPRDGQDWGASIPDYVTPEFVRAEIAAGRAIIPANINHPESEPMIIGRNFLVKINANMGTSAVTSSMEEEVDKMVWAIRWGADTVMDLSTGRNIHNTREWIIPNSPVPIGTVPIYQALEKVNGIAEDLTWEVFRDTLIEQAEQGVDYFTIHAGLRLHMVPMTVNRVTGIVSRGGSIMAKWCLHHHRESFLYEHFDEICDICRAYDVSFSLGDGLRPGSIADANDEAQFAELETLGELTKIAWAKDCQVMIEGPGHVALHKIKENMEKQLDCCHEAPFYTLGPLTTDIAPGYDHITSGIGAAMIGWFGCAMLCYVTPKEHLGLPDRDDVKTGVITYKIAAHAADLAKGLPGAQRRDDALSRARFEFRWEDQFNLSLDPDTARSFHDQTLPKEAHKVAHFCSMCGPKFCSMRISHDIRAEAQKQGMEAMAAKFREGGEVYVRVGEE; encoded by the coding sequence ATGAACATCCCTACCCCGAAGATCACCACCGACGAACTGCCCGCCTCGCGCAAGATCCACGTCCCCGGCCTGCTGCACCCGGACCTGCGCGTGCCGATGCGCGAGATCTCGGTTCATCCCACCGCCGGAGAGCCGCCTTTGCCGGTCTATGACAGCTCGGGTCCCTATACCGATCCGGCGATCACCGCCGACATCACCCGCGGCCTCGCCCCCCTGCGCCACAGCTGGATCGCGGCGCGCGGCGATGTCGAGGCCTATCATGGCCGCGCGGTCCAGCCCGAGGATAACGGCCATGTCACCGGCGACCGGCTGACCCCGGAATTCCCGGTCCGGCCGCGCGCGCTGCGCGCCATGGACGGCAAGGCCGTCACCCAGCTGGCCTATGCCCGCGCCGGCATCATCACCCCCGAGATGGAATTCGTCGCCATCCGTGAAAACCAGCTGCGCGACCCCGCCCCCTGCCCCCGCGACGGTCAGGACTGGGGCGCCAGCATCCCCGATTACGTCACCCCCGAATTTGTCCGCGCCGAGATCGCGGCGGGACGCGCCATCATCCCGGCCAATATCAACCACCCGGAATCCGAGCCGATGATCATCGGGCGCAACTTCCTCGTGAAGATCAACGCCAATATGGGCACCTCGGCCGTCACCTCCTCGATGGAGGAAGAGGTCGACAAGATGGTCTGGGCAATCCGCTGGGGCGCCGATACGGTCATGGACCTCTCGACCGGGCGCAATATCCACAACACCCGCGAGTGGATCATCCCAAACAGCCCGGTTCCGATCGGCACGGTGCCAATCTATCAGGCGCTGGAAAAGGTGAACGGCATCGCCGAGGACCTGACATGGGAGGTGTTCCGCGACACGCTGATCGAGCAGGCGGAACAGGGGGTCGACTATTTCACCATCCATGCCGGCTTACGGCTGCATATGGTGCCGATGACCGTCAACCGCGTGACCGGCATCGTCTCGCGCGGCGGCTCGATCATGGCGAAATGGTGCCTGCACCACCACCGTGAAAGCTTCCTCTACGAGCATTTCGACGAGATCTGCGACATCTGCCGCGCCTATGACGTGTCCTTCTCGCTTGGCGACGGCTTGCGCCCCGGCTCGATCGCCGATGCCAATGACGAGGCCCAGTTTGCCGAGCTGGAAACCCTGGGCGAGCTGACCAAGATCGCATGGGCCAAAGACTGTCAGGTGATGATCGAGGGGCCGGGCCATGTCGCCCTGCACAAGATCAAGGAGAACATGGAGAAGCAGCTGGACTGCTGCCACGAGGCGCCATTCTACACGCTCGGGCCGCTGACCACCGATATCGCGCCGGGTTATGACCACATCACCAGCGGCATCGGCGCGGCCATGATCGGCTGGTTCGGCTGCGCCATGCTCTGCTATGTCACCCCCAAGGAGCATCTGGGCCTGCCCGACCGCGACGATGTGAAAACCGGCGTCATCACCTACAAGATCGCCGCCCATGCCGCCGACCTCGCCAAGGGCCTGCCCGGCGCCCAGCGCCGCGACGACGCCCTGTCCCGCGCCCGGTTCGAATTCCGGTGGGAGGACCAGTTCAACCTGTCGCTCGACCCCGACACCGCCCGCAGCTTCCACGACCAGACCCTGCCGAAAGAGGCCCACAAGGTCGCACATTTCTGCTCGATGTGCGGGCCCAAGTTCTGCTCGATGCGGATATCGCATGACATTCGGGCGGAGGCGCAGAAGCAGGGGATGGAGGCGATGGCCGCGAAGTTTCGGGAGGGTGGGGAGGTTTATGTGAGGGTGGGGGAGGAGTGA
- the murJ gene encoding murein biosynthesis integral membrane protein MurJ produces the protein MSRPGLVRGFLSVGSWTMVSRVSGFIRDILMAAWLGTGPVAEAFLIALSLPNMFRRFFAEGAFNTAFVPMFAKKLEDRTEAQRFASEAFSGLFMVVLAISAVAMIFMPGLVWLMASGFAGDERFALAVEYGRITFPYILLISMASMVSGVLNANGRFTAAAAAPVLLNLLFIAAMGLARYRGWDMGLTLAWATPLTGIAQLGLVWWDAHRTGWTFLPRRPRLSPDMRRLLAVALPAAFAGGVVQLNLLIGRQVGSQFEGAIAWLSYSDRLYQLPLGVVGAAVAVVLLPELARRLRAGDEAGGQSAYSRATEFGLFLTLPAAFAIAVIAVPMVATLFERGQFTAADTVQTARALVVYALGLPAFVLQKILQPLYFAREDTKTPFRYALYSMVVNAAVAFGLMGPMGFLAAALGTTIAAWVMVGQLWWGTRSMGQAARADDRLRRTAPRIVLASALMALALWFIEGWLDAAGVARIPGLAVLVLGGAAIYFTLAFLTGAYKLSELKAAVRRRR, from the coding sequence ATGAGCAGACCCGGACTGGTGCGCGGCTTCCTTTCGGTGGGAAGCTGGACGATGGTATCGCGGGTGTCGGGTTTCATCCGCGACATCCTGATGGCGGCCTGGCTCGGGACCGGGCCGGTGGCCGAAGCCTTCCTGATCGCGCTGTCGCTGCCCAACATGTTCCGCCGCTTCTTCGCGGAAGGCGCCTTCAACACCGCCTTCGTACCGATGTTCGCCAAGAAGCTCGAGGACCGGACCGAGGCGCAGCGTTTTGCCTCGGAAGCGTTTTCCGGCCTGTTCATGGTGGTGCTGGCGATCTCGGCCGTGGCGATGATCTTCATGCCGGGACTGGTCTGGCTGATGGCCTCGGGCTTTGCGGGCGACGAGCGGTTTGCGCTGGCGGTCGAGTATGGCCGCATCACCTTCCCCTATATCCTGCTGATCTCGATGGCCTCGATGGTCTCGGGGGTCTTGAACGCCAATGGCCGCTTCACCGCCGCCGCCGCCGCCCCGGTGCTGTTGAACCTTCTCTTCATCGCGGCGATGGGTCTGGCGCGCTATCGCGGTTGGGACATGGGCCTGACGCTGGCCTGGGCCACGCCCTTGACCGGCATTGCCCAGCTGGGGCTGGTCTGGTGGGATGCCCATCGCACTGGCTGGACCTTCCTGCCCCGCCGCCCGCGCCTCTCGCCCGACATGCGCCGGCTGCTGGCCGTGGCCCTGCCCGCCGCTTTCGCCGGCGGCGTGGTGCAGCTGAACCTGTTGATCGGCCGTCAGGTCGGCTCGCAATTCGAGGGCGCGATCGCCTGGCTCTCCTATTCCGACCGGCTCTACCAGCTGCCGCTCGGCGTCGTCGGCGCGGCCGTGGCCGTGGTGCTGCTGCCCGAGCTTGCCCGCAGGTTGCGCGCGGGTGACGAGGCCGGCGGCCAGTCGGCCTATAGCCGCGCGACCGAGTTTGGCCTGTTCCTCACCCTGCCCGCCGCCTTCGCCATCGCCGTCATCGCCGTGCCGATGGTCGCCACGCTGTTCGAGCGCGGCCAGTTCACCGCCGCGGATACGGTGCAGACCGCCCGCGCGCTGGTGGTCTATGCCCTCGGCCTGCCAGCCTTCGTGCTGCAGAAGATCCTGCAACCGCTCTATTTCGCGCGTGAGGACACCAAGACCCCGTTCCGCTATGCGCTCTATTCCATGGTGGTGAATGCCGCGGTGGCCTTCGGGCTAATGGGGCCGATGGGCTTTCTGGCCGCCGCGCTTGGCACCACGATCGCCGCATGGGTGATGGTCGGGCAGTTGTGGTGGGGCACGAGGTCCATGGGTCAGGCCGCCCGCGCCGATGACCGCCTGCGCCGCACCGCCCCCCGGATCGTGCTGGCCTCGGCGCTGATGGCGCTGGCGCTCTGGTTCATCGAGGGCTGGCTCGACGCCGCAGGCGTAGCCCGCATCCCCGGTCTGGCCGTGCTGGTCCTTGGCGGGGCGGCGATCTATTTCACCCTCGCCTTCCTGACCGGCGCCTACAAGCTCTCGGAACTGAAGGCGGCGGTGCGGCGGCGGCGATAG
- a CDS encoding [protein-PII] uridylyltransferase — MPTRRPSRTGGLPVQSAPALPGAHAIFDPDSFLPTLDAELAPLTTPREIRSAAVRILGEARKSAMADIVTGFESHPRAARETVRAIASLTDGIVTAIHHVATTRLHPQPNPSESERLAVLAVGGYGRAEMAPQSDIDLLFLTPYKVTGWAESVVESMLYMLWDMKLKIGHSIRSVDDCLRLGAGDMTIRTALVEHRLVTGHAPLAEDLRERLWADLFSKTVPEFVEAKLAEREARHERQGGQRYVLEPNVKEGKGGLRDLQTLYWIGKYIHRVDRAVELVDLGFFTREEHLNFWQAEDFLWAVRCHIHLIAGRPVDQLTFDMQVEVARRMGYRDGQGRRDVEHFMQDYFRHATNVGEVTRVFLTALEAHHVRKAPFLGRLFRRRRKLRPGFTEELGRLAIADDKDFLSQPLNILRLFEEALRTGLLIHPDAMRLVTSNLDLIDDAMRSDPEASRIFVDLLLKHGNPERALRRMNELGVLSAFIPEFEPIVAMMQFNVYHHYTVDEHSIQCVAALAEIERGEHPDDLPLSHEIMQEGINRRVLYLATLLHDIGKGRPEDHSILGARLARRVVARLGFSAEEVETVEWLVRNHLLMSDVAQKRDIADPRTLRDFAKAVKTRKRLDLLLVLTVCDIRGVGPNTWNNWKAMLLRKLHQETAAALDGGLEEINRDKRQNEAKRSLRHLLVAKGWDAKAIRSEIARHYDSYWPGLPTETQAVFAGLLDGIGSEEIRIDLKPDTDRDATRATFVLADHPGIFSRLCGALSLMGANVVDARTYTTKDGFATAVFWVQDADGHPYAEDRLPRLRKMIDRTLKGEVVARDAFADRDKIRKREREFRFPTHITFDNEGSDIYTIIEVDTRDRPGLLYDLTRTLAANHIQIASAVIATFGAQVVDSFYVKDMFGMKLFSDAKRDALEKKLRAAIQQGADRAGTTA; from the coding sequence TTGCCGACCAGACGACCCTCACGCACGGGCGGCCTGCCCGTCCAGAGCGCCCCGGCCTTGCCCGGGGCGCATGCCATTTTCGATCCTGACAGCTTCTTGCCGACGCTCGATGCCGAACTGGCGCCGCTGACCACCCCGCGCGAGATCCGCTCGGCCGCCGTGCGCATCCTCGGCGAGGCGCGGAAATCGGCCATGGCCGATATCGTCACCGGTTTCGAAAGCCATCCCCGCGCCGCGCGCGAGACCGTGCGCGCCATTGCCAGCCTGACCGATGGCATCGTCACTGCCATCCACCACGTCGCCACCACCCGTCTGCACCCGCAGCCCAACCCGTCCGAATCCGAGCGTCTGGCCGTGCTGGCCGTCGGCGGCTATGGCCGGGCCGAGATGGCGCCGCAAAGCGATATCGACCTCTTGTTCCTGACCCCCTACAAGGTCACAGGCTGGGCGGAAAGCGTGGTCGAATCCATGCTCTACATGCTCTGGGACATGAAGCTGAAGATCGGCCATTCGATCCGCAGCGTCGATGACTGCCTGCGCCTTGGCGCCGGCGACATGACCATCCGCACCGCGCTGGTGGAACACCGTCTCGTCACCGGCCATGCGCCGCTGGCCGAGGATCTGCGCGAGCGGCTCTGGGCCGATCTCTTCTCCAAGACCGTGCCGGAATTCGTCGAGGCGAAGCTCGCTGAACGCGAGGCGCGGCACGAGCGGCAGGGCGGCCAGCGCTATGTACTGGAACCGAACGTCAAGGAGGGCAAGGGCGGGCTGCGCGACCTGCAGACGCTCTACTGGATCGGCAAGTATATCCACCGCGTCGACCGCGCGGTGGAACTGGTCGATCTCGGCTTCTTCACCCGCGAGGAGCACCTGAATTTCTGGCAGGCCGAGGATTTCCTCTGGGCCGTGCGCTGCCATATCCACCTGATCGCCGGGCGTCCGGTCGATCAGCTGACCTTCGACATGCAGGTCGAGGTCGCCCGCCGCATGGGCTATCGCGACGGCCAAGGCCGCCGCGATGTCGAGCATTTCATGCAGGACTATTTCCGCCACGCCACCAATGTGGGCGAGGTCACGCGGGTCTTCCTGACCGCGCTCGAGGCCCATCACGTCCGCAAGGCGCCCTTCCTCGGCCGCCTCTTCCGCCGCCGCCGCAAGCTGCGCCCGGGCTTTACCGAGGAGCTGGGCCGCCTCGCCATCGCCGATGACAAGGACTTCCTCAGCCAGCCGCTGAACATCCTGCGTCTGTTCGAAGAGGCTTTGCGCACCGGCCTACTGATCCATCCCGACGCCATGCGGCTGGTCACCTCGAACCTCGACCTGATCGACGATGCCATGCGCAGCGATCCCGAGGCCTCGCGGATCTTTGTCGATCTGCTGTTGAAGCACGGCAACCCGGAACGCGCGCTGCGCCGGATGAACGAACTGGGCGTCCTGTCGGCCTTCATCCCCGAATTCGAGCCGATCGTGGCGATGATGCAGTTCAACGTCTATCACCACTACACCGTGGACGAGCATTCCATCCAATGCGTCGCGGCCCTGGCCGAGATCGAGCGGGGCGAGCATCCCGATGATCTGCCGCTCAGCCACGAGATCATGCAGGAGGGGATCAACCGCCGGGTGCTCTATCTGGCGACGCTGCTCCATGACATCGGCAAGGGCCGGCCCGAGGATCACTCGATCCTTGGCGCGCGGCTGGCGCGGCGGGTGGTGGCCCGGCTCGGCTTTTCCGCCGAAGAGGTCGAGACGGTCGAATGGCTGGTGCGCAATCACCTGCTGATGTCGGACGTGGCGCAGAAGCGCGACATTGCCGACCCGCGCACGCTGAGGGATTTCGCCAAGGCGGTGAAGACCCGAAAGCGGCTGGACCTGCTTCTGGTGCTGACGGTCTGCGACATTCGCGGCGTCGGCCCGAATACCTGGAACAATTGGAAGGCGATGCTGCTGCGCAAGCTGCATCAGGAAACCGCCGCCGCGCTGGATGGCGGGCTGGAAGAGATCAACCGCGACAAGCGCCAGAACGAGGCCAAGCGCAGCTTGCGCCACCTTCTGGTCGCCAAGGGCTGGGACGCCAAGGCCATCCGCTCCGAGATCGCGCGGCACTACGACAGCTATTGGCCGGGCCTGCCGACCGAGACACAGGCGGTCTTTGCCGGGCTGCTGGACGGCATCGGCAGCGAAGAGATCCGCATCGACCTGAAGCCCGATACCGACCGCGACGCCACCCGCGCCACCTTCGTTCTGGCCGACCATCCTGGCATCTTCTCGCGGCTCTGCGGGGCGCTGTCGCTGATGGGGGCGAACGTGGTAGACGCGCGCACCTATACCACCAAGGACGGTTTTGCGACCGCAGTCTTCTGGGTGCAGGATGCCGACGGCCATCCCTATGCCGAGGATCGCCTGCCGCGTCTGCGCAAGATGATCGACCGCACGCTGAAGGGCGAAGTGGTGGCCCGCGACGCCTTTGCCGACCGCGACAAGATCAGGAAGCGCGAGCGCGAGTTCCGCTTCCCGACCCATATCACCTTCGACAACGAGGGCAGCGATATCTATACGATCATCGAGGTCGATACCCGCGACCGGCCGGGGCTGCTCTATGACCTGACGCGGACCTTGGCGGCAAACCATATCCAGATCGCCAGCGCCGTCATCGCCACCTTCGGGGCGCAGGTGGTGGACAGCTTCTATGTCAAGGACATGTTCGGGATGAAACTCTTCAGCGACGCCAAGCGCGACGCGCTGGAAAAGAAACTGCGCGCGGCGATCCAGCAAGGCGCGGACAGGGCAGGCACGACAGCATGA
- a CDS encoding penicillin-binding protein activator — translation MRARMTAAALVSALLVAACQPIGMAGPGGSQTGQMVDPKAPVAVALLAPGGTGSADLEWLSRSLKNAARMAAADAQGAQIDLRIYDSGDDAGRAVARATEAADAGAKVILGPLFADSANAVGNAMASRDINVISFSNNADIAGGNVFIIGNSFANVADRLVSYGVRNGKRRVLTVAEDDVAGQVGARAIETAIARNGATLAGRVTHPVSITGIDGVTPQIAQAAQSGQIDAIFMTANNQAVLPYLTEKLAAAGVTSQVTQFMGLTRWDEPASRLQLPQLQGGWFAIPDTTRKAAFEARYRAAYGEAPHELAGLAYDSVAAIAANLRAGKRDAVASSGLTQRAGFSGVNGAFRFRPDGTNQRALAVATIRGNQLVILDPAPRGFGGFGS, via the coding sequence ATGCGGGCCCGTATGACCGCCGCTGCACTCGTCTCGGCACTGCTGGTTGCAGCCTGCCAGCCGATCGGCATGGCCGGACCCGGGGGCAGCCAGACCGGCCAGATGGTCGACCCCAAGGCACCCGTGGCCGTCGCCCTGCTGGCCCCCGGAGGCACCGGCAGCGCCGACCTGGAATGGCTGTCGCGCAGCCTGAAGAACGCCGCGCGCATGGCCGCGGCCGATGCCCAGGGGGCGCAGATCGACCTCAGGATCTACGATTCCGGCGATGATGCCGGACGCGCCGTCGCCCGCGCCACCGAGGCCGCCGATGCCGGGGCCAAGGTCATTCTCGGCCCGCTTTTCGCCGATTCCGCCAATGCCGTCGGCAATGCCATGGCGAGCCGCGACATCAATGTCATCAGCTTCTCGAACAATGCCGACATTGCCGGCGGCAATGTCTTCATCATCGGCAACAGCTTCGCCAATGTCGCCGACCGGCTGGTCAGCTACGGCGTCCGGAACGGCAAGCGCCGGGTCCTGACCGTGGCCGAGGATGACGTGGCCGGCCAGGTCGGCGCCCGCGCCATCGAGACCGCCATCGCCCGGAACGGCGCCACGCTGGCGGGCCGGGTCACCCATCCGGTCTCGATCACCGGCATCGACGGGGTCACCCCGCAGATCGCCCAGGCCGCGCAGTCGGGCCAGATCGACGCGATTTTCATGACCGCCAACAATCAGGCGGTGCTACCCTATCTGACCGAGAAACTGGCCGCCGCCGGCGTCACCAGCCAGGTCACCCAGTTCATGGGCCTGACCCGTTGGGACGAGCCGGCCTCGCGCCTGCAACTGCCGCAGCTGCAGGGCGGCTGGTTCGCGATCCCTGACACCACTCGCAAGGCAGCCTTCGAGGCGCGGTACCGCGCCGCCTATGGCGAGGCGCCGCATGAACTGGCCGGCCTCGCCTATGACAGCGTCGCCGCGATTGCCGCCAACCTGCGCGCCGGCAAGCGCGACGCGGTGGCCAGCTCGGGCCTGACGCAGCGCGCCGGCTTCTCGGGCGTGAACGGCGCCTTCCGCTTCCGCCCCGACGGCACCAACCAGCGCGCGCTGGCGGTGGCGACGATCCGCGGCAACCAGCTGGTGATCCTCGATCCGGCACCGCGCGGCTTCGGTGGCTTCGGGTCCTGA
- the rsmI gene encoding 16S rRNA (cytidine(1402)-2'-O)-methyltransferase translates to MARQAGPEIRGSGGDEAAPISARIEAPRLEPGLYLVATPIGAARDITLRALDILNAAEMLAAEDTRTLRHLMDIHGIPLRGRRIVAYHDHNADRQRPMLIEALKGGASVAYTSDAGTPMVADPGFKLSRDAAEAGARLHAVPGPSAALAALTVAGLPSDRFLFAGFPPSADGARDSWLRQWASVDATLLLYESPRRVRETLGKLCEIEPNRIIVICRELTKKFEEVIRGTAQELAERVPEDGLKGEVVLVLDRPAPVVLEDGDIREELRQAMTRMSVKDAARDVAARLGLPRRDVYQLALGLASGAGEGD, encoded by the coding sequence ATGGCACGACAGGCAGGCCCGGAAATCAGAGGGTCGGGCGGCGACGAGGCCGCGCCGATCAGCGCCCGGATCGAGGCCCCGCGGCTCGAACCCGGACTTTACCTGGTGGCAACGCCGATCGGCGCGGCGCGCGACATCACGCTCCGCGCATTGGATATCCTGAACGCGGCGGAGATGCTGGCGGCCGAGGATACGCGGACCCTGCGGCACCTGATGGACATCCACGGCATCCCGCTGCGCGGACGGCGGATTGTCGCCTATCACGACCATAATGCCGACCGGCAGCGGCCAATGCTGATCGAGGCGCTGAAGGGCGGCGCCTCAGTCGCCTATACCTCGGACGCGGGCACGCCCATGGTCGCCGATCCGGGCTTCAAGCTCAGCCGCGATGCCGCCGAGGCCGGCGCGCGGCTCCATGCCGTGCCGGGCCCCTCGGCGGCGCTCGCGGCCCTGACCGTTGCCGGCCTGCCAAGCGACCGCTTCCTCTTCGCGGGCTTCCCGCCCAGTGCCGATGGCGCACGCGACAGCTGGCTGAGGCAATGGGCCTCGGTCGATGCGACGCTGCTCCTCTATGAAAGCCCGAGGCGCGTTAGGGAAACATTGGGAAAACTGTGCGAGATTGAACCGAATCGGATTATCGTGATCTGCAGGGAACTGACCAAGAAGTTCGAAGAGGTGATCCGGGGCACGGCGCAGGAACTGGCGGAACGTGTGCCGGAAGACGGGCTGAAGGGCGAGGTGGTTCTGGTGCTGGACCGACCGGCGCCTGTGGTGCTCGAGGACGGCGATATCCGCGAAGAATTGCGGCAGGCGATGACGCGCATGTCGGTCAAGGACGCCGCGCGCGATGTGGCGGCGCGGCTGGGGCTGCCGCGGCGGGATGTGTATCAACTGGCACTTGGACTGGCATCCGGGGCCGGGGAAGGGGACTGA
- a CDS encoding YraN family protein, whose translation MQIGNDARQSRGRIACLSGRMAEDGVALHYEAAGCALLERRWRGPAGEIDLIFRDSEGLIFVEVKKSSSHDLAAQRLDRRQMDRICLSALDYAGRVDAGRPVAMRFDAALVDEIGRIEVIENAFGMN comes from the coding sequence ATGCAAATTGGGAATGATGCCCGGCAGAGTCGCGGGCGGATCGCCTGCCTGTCCGGGCGGATGGCCGAGGATGGGGTGGCGCTGCACTATGAGGCGGCGGGCTGCGCGCTTCTGGAGCGCCGCTGGCGCGGGCCGGCGGGCGAGATCGACCTGATCTTTCGGGACAGCGAGGGGCTGATTTTCGTCGAGGTGAAGAAGTCCTCCAGCCATGATCTGGCGGCACAGCGGCTGGACCGACGGCAGATGGACAGGATCTGCCTGTCGGCGCTGGATTATGCGGGCCGGGTGGATGCCGGTCGACCTGTCGCCATGCGCTTCGATGCGGCGCTGGTCGACGAGATCGGTCGGATCGAGGTGATCGAGAATGCCTTCGGCATGAACTGA